The proteins below are encoded in one region of Sphingobium yanoikuyae:
- the cobN gene encoding cobaltochelatase subunit CobN encodes MHLLSATPGTISDGEEAIDLDQPPGEIVILTVADSDLACFAAAAARLPDDAPSVRLANLLQLKHPYSVDLYVEKVIAKARFVCVILLGGKSYWPYGVDEIAQVARERGIAFAAIADGREGDPALDLASTVPAAMREQLRDYLRQGGTANALSFLRCAARLIGADAGEPDHPLPIADAGLYLPGHDRPGVAELRATWTEGRPVALLIFYRALVVAGTLSAVDAMVAALGARGFNVAAVHVRALREPFVRDWLGGLLAGIAPDIIVNATSFAASSSSEPRVPGILEQADCPILQTAFAGVEEGSWRGSARGLGPRDLAMNVALPEVDGRLFTRAVAFKAAERFDERTQCGIVVPRVAPDRVAFVADLARNWAALRRTPPAERRIALVLANYPNRDGRIGNGVGLDTPASAAAILCRLGDAGYAIGDAPREGAALMRLMTGGVTNDRASIDRLGEVSLSLDIYRAALAALPDSARDAMVDRWGAPEADPFVRDGAFRLAVHRFGHVAIAVQPARGYNIDPKSSYHDPALPPPHAYLAFHVWLAQDFGAQALVHVGKHGNLEWLPGKAVSLSADCFPEICTGPVPQLYPFIVNDPGEGTQAKRRIGAVILDHLTPPLTRAESYGPLKQLEALVDEYYLAAGMDPRRLDRLRRDIIDLARSQGLDKDAGAAGDDDDALAAIDNYLCELKELQIRDGLHVFTASPQGRLRRDLLIALARTPRGLDHPGQASLLRALADDLGLGFDPLDCVLGAPWQGPRPAVLVDLSTDPWRTHGDMVERLELLAAALVDGAAPVGPASAAVLAAIADDLAPRVDACGPREAAALLAGLDGRFVLPGPSGAPTRGRPDVLPTGRNFFSVDTRAVPTAVAWDLGQRSAQLLVDDYLQREGDYPRAIALSAWGTANMRTGGDDIAQALALMGVRPRWEWSSGRVVGFEMMTLAELGRPRVDVTLRVSGFFRDAFPEQIDLIDSAARAVMALDEPDEDNPAAARHRAEQAALVADGADAAEAARRAGARVFGSKPGAYGAGLQAMIDEKIWHSRADLANVYLDWGGYAYGAGVEGDSERSLFATRLAQADAVVQNQDNREHDLLDSDDYYQFEGGIAAAIEHLKGTRPLSYHNDHSRPERPVIRTLEDEIGRIVRARVTNPKWIAGVMRHGYKGAFEIAASVDYLFAFAATTHAVRDHHFDAVHAAFIEDEAVRAFMADANPAALRETAARLSEALERGLWQTRSNSAGMLLAQLAGE; translated from the coding sequence CGAGATTGCGCAGGTCGCGCGCGAGCGGGGCATCGCCTTCGCCGCGATCGCCGACGGGCGGGAGGGCGACCCGGCGCTGGATCTGGCCTCCACCGTGCCCGCGGCGATGCGCGAACAGTTGCGTGACTATCTGCGTCAGGGCGGCACCGCCAATGCGCTCTCCTTCCTGCGCTGCGCCGCGCGGCTGATCGGCGCGGATGCGGGCGAGCCAGACCATCCGCTGCCGATCGCCGACGCGGGCCTCTATCTGCCCGGCCATGACCGGCCCGGCGTGGCCGAACTGCGCGCGACATGGACCGAGGGGCGGCCGGTGGCGCTGCTGATCTTCTATCGCGCGCTGGTGGTCGCCGGCACGCTGAGCGCGGTCGATGCGATGGTCGCAGCGCTTGGCGCGCGCGGCTTCAATGTCGCCGCCGTCCATGTCCGCGCGCTGCGCGAACCGTTCGTGCGCGACTGGCTCGGCGGGCTGCTGGCCGGCATCGCGCCCGACATTATCGTCAATGCGACCAGCTTTGCCGCCTCCTCTTCGTCCGAGCCGCGCGTGCCGGGCATCTTGGAACAGGCCGACTGCCCGATCCTGCAGACCGCCTTTGCCGGGGTCGAGGAAGGCAGCTGGCGCGGGTCGGCCCGTGGCCTTGGCCCGCGCGACCTGGCGATGAATGTCGCCCTGCCCGAAGTGGACGGCCGCCTCTTCACCCGCGCCGTCGCCTTCAAGGCCGCCGAGCGGTTCGATGAACGCACCCAGTGCGGCATCGTCGTGCCGCGCGTGGCACCCGACCGGGTCGCCTTCGTCGCCGATCTGGCGCGCAACTGGGCAGCGCTGCGCCGCACGCCGCCTGCCGAGCGCCGGATCGCATTGGTGCTGGCCAATTATCCCAATCGCGACGGGCGGATCGGCAATGGCGTCGGCCTCGACACGCCGGCCAGCGCCGCCGCCATCCTGTGCCGGCTGGGCGACGCCGGCTATGCGATCGGCGACGCGCCGCGCGAGGGCGCTGCGCTGATGCGGCTGATGACCGGCGGCGTCACCAATGACCGGGCGTCGATCGATCGGCTGGGCGAGGTCAGCCTGTCGCTCGATATCTATCGCGCTGCCTTGGCCGCTCTGCCCGACAGCGCGCGTGACGCCATGGTCGATCGCTGGGGGGCGCCGGAGGCCGATCCCTTCGTGCGGGACGGCGCCTTTCGCCTTGCGGTCCATCGTTTCGGCCATGTCGCGATCGCGGTGCAGCCGGCGCGCGGCTATAATATCGATCCCAAGAGCAGCTATCATGACCCGGCGCTGCCGCCGCCCCACGCCTATCTCGCTTTCCATGTCTGGCTGGCGCAGGATTTCGGTGCGCAGGCGCTGGTCCATGTCGGCAAGCATGGCAATCTGGAATGGCTGCCGGGCAAGGCGGTGTCGCTTTCGGCCGATTGCTTCCCCGAAATTTGCACCGGGCCGGTGCCGCAACTCTATCCCTTCATCGTCAACGATCCGGGCGAGGGGACGCAGGCCAAGCGCCGCATCGGCGCCGTCATCCTCGACCATCTGACCCCGCCGTTGACCCGCGCGGAAAGCTATGGGCCGCTCAAGCAGCTCGAAGCGCTGGTGGACGAATATTATCTCGCCGCCGGCATGGACCCGCGCCGGCTCGACCGGCTGCGCCGCGATATCATCGACCTCGCCCGCAGCCAGGGGCTGGACAAGGATGCGGGCGCCGCCGGCGACGATGACGACGCGCTCGCCGCGATCGACAATTATCTGTGTGAGCTGAAGGAATTGCAGATCCGCGACGGGCTGCATGTCTTCACCGCTTCGCCGCAGGGGCGGCTGCGGCGCGACCTGCTGATCGCGCTGGCGCGCACGCCGCGCGGCCTGGATCATCCGGGGCAGGCGTCGTTGCTGCGCGCGTTGGCCGATGATCTGGGCCTGGGCTTCGATCCCCTCGATTGCGTGCTGGGCGCGCCGTGGCAGGGGCCGCGCCCAGCGGTGCTGGTGGACTTATCCACAGACCCTTGGCGCACCCATGGCGACATGGTCGAGCGGCTGGAACTGCTGGCGGCGGCGCTGGTCGATGGCGCGGCGCCGGTCGGCCCGGCCAGCGCCGCCGTGCTGGCGGCGATCGCCGATGATCTGGCGCCGCGTGTCGATGCCTGTGGCCCGCGGGAGGCGGCGGCCTTGCTGGCCGGGCTCGACGGACGGTTCGTGCTGCCGGGACCATCGGGCGCGCCGACGCGCGGGCGGCCCGACGTGCTGCCGACCGGGCGCAATTTCTTCTCGGTCGATACCCGCGCCGTGCCGACCGCTGTCGCCTGGGATCTGGGCCAGCGATCAGCGCAATTGCTGGTCGACGATTATCTCCAGCGCGAGGGCGACTATCCCCGCGCCATCGCCCTGTCCGCCTGGGGCACGGCGAACATGCGCACCGGCGGCGACGATATTGCGCAGGCGCTGGCGCTGATGGGGGTGCGGCCGCGCTGGGAATGGAGTTCGGGGCGGGTCGTCGGCTTCGAGATGATGACCCTGGCCGAGCTGGGCCGGCCGCGCGTGGACGTGACATTGCGCGTCTCCGGCTTCTTCCGCGACGCCTTCCCCGAACAGATCGACCTGATCGACAGCGCCGCCCGCGCGGTGATGGCACTCGATGAGCCGGACGAGGATAATCCCGCCGCCGCCCGGCATCGCGCCGAGCAGGCGGCGCTGGTGGCGGATGGTGCCGATGCGGCGGAGGCCGCGCGCCGCGCTGGTGCCCGCGTGTTCGGATCGAAACCCGGCGCCTATGGCGCGGGACTGCAGGCGATGATCGACGAGAAGATCTGGCACAGCCGCGCCGATCTGGCGAACGTCTATCTCGACTGGGGCGGCTATGCCTATGGCGCGGGGGTGGAGGGTGACAGCGAACGCAGCCTGTTCGCCACCCGCCTGGCCCAGGCCGACGCGGTCGTCCAGAATCAGGATAATCGCGAGCATGACCTGCTCGACAGCGACGATTATTATCAGTTCGAGGGCGGCATCGCCGCCGCCATCGAACATCTGAAGGGCACGAGGCCGCTCAGCTATCATAATGACCATAGCCGCCCGGAGCGGCCGGTGATCCGCACGCTGGAGGATGAGATCGGCCGCATCGTCCGCGCCCGCGTCACCAACCCCAAATGGATCGCTGGCGTCATGCGCCATGGCTATAAGGGCGCGTTCGAGATCGCCGCCTCGGTCGACTATCTCTTCGCCTTCGCCGCCACCACCCATGCGGTGCGCGACCATCATTTCGACGCCGTCCACGCCGCCTTCATCGAGGATGAGGCCGTGCGCGCCTTCATGGCCGACGCCAATCCCGCCGCCCTGCGCGAGACCGCTGCCCGGCTGAGCGAGGCGCTGGAACGCGGCCTGTGGCAAACCAGATCGAACAGCGCGGGCATGCTGCTCGCCCAGCTTGCAGGAGAGTGA
- the bluB gene encoding 5,6-dimethylbenzimidazole synthase, which yields MQAFDPDFCATLTDLLTWRRDVRHFRTDPLDEAMVLELLKLAQLAPSVGNSQPWRFVRVRTPALRATLADHVDAERERATSQITDATRHDAYRALKLHGLGEAPEIIAVFCDDATSAGAGLGAATMPQTRLHSVVLAIHTLWLAARARGLALGWVSILDPAFVARTLAVPDDWTFAALLCLGHPEAVADTPELARLGWQARLNPLAHISER from the coding sequence ATGCAGGCCTTCGATCCCGATTTCTGTGCGACGCTGACCGACCTGCTGACCTGGCGCCGCGACGTGCGCCATTTTCGCACCGATCCGCTGGACGAGGCGATGGTGCTGGAGCTACTGAAGCTGGCGCAACTGGCGCCGTCGGTCGGCAACAGCCAGCCCTGGCGCTTCGTCCGGGTGCGCACGCCGGCGCTGCGCGCGACACTGGCCGATCATGTCGATGCCGAGCGGGAGCGGGCCACCAGCCAGATCACCGACGCGACCCGGCATGATGCCTATCGCGCGCTGAAGCTGCACGGGCTGGGCGAGGCGCCGGAGATCATCGCCGTCTTCTGCGACGATGCGACATCGGCCGGCGCGGGGCTGGGCGCGGCGACCATGCCGCAGACCCGCCTCCATTCGGTGGTGCTGGCGATCCACACGCTGTGGCTGGCGGCGCGGGCGCGTGGGCTGGCGCTCGGCTGGGTGTCGATCCTCGACCCGGCCTTTGTCGCGCGGACGCTGGCGGTGCCCGACGACTGGACCTTCGCCGCCCTGCTGTGCCTGGGCCATCCCGAAGCGGTCGCCGACACGCCCGAACTGGCGCGGCTCGGCTGGCAGGCGCGGCTAAATCCGCTAGCGCATATCAGCGAGCGATGA
- a CDS encoding pseudouridine synthase, producing MGRMILLNKPYGVLCQFSDERTGPPRPTLADYVDVPGVYPAGRLDLDSEGLLLLTDDGRLQARIADPRFKMPKTYLVQVEGDPDDAPLAALRRGVQLKDGMTLPAEVERIDDPALWPRDPPVRFRKSVPDCWLRLTIREGRNRQVRRMTAAVGLPTLRLVRWRIGDWTIDDIAPGSWREAPAILRQGR from the coding sequence ATGGGACGAATGATCCTCCTCAACAAGCCCTATGGCGTGCTCTGCCAGTTCAGCGACGAGCGCACCGGCCCGCCGCGCCCGACCCTGGCCGACTATGTCGACGTGCCCGGCGTCTATCCCGCCGGTCGGCTCGACCTCGACAGCGAGGGGCTGTTGCTGCTGACCGATGATGGCCGGTTGCAGGCGCGCATCGCCGACCCGCGCTTCAAGATGCCCAAAACCTATCTGGTCCAGGTGGAGGGCGACCCCGACGATGCGCCGCTGGCGGCGCTGCGGCGCGGCGTGCAGCTCAAGGACGGCATGACCCTGCCGGCGGAGGTCGAACGGATCGACGATCCCGCGCTGTGGCCGCGCGACCCGCCGGTGCGGTTTCGCAAGAGCGTGCCCGATTGCTGGCTGCGCCTCACCATCCGCGAAGGCCGCAATCGCCAGGTCCGCCGCATGACCGCGGCGGTCGGCCTGCCGACCCTGCGCCTGGTCCGCTGGCGCATCGGCGACTGGACGATCGACGACATCGCGCCGGGCAGCTGGCGGGAGGCGCCGGCGATCCTGCGCCAGGGCCGATAG
- a CDS encoding cation:proton antiporter, translated as MDLVHVGAALAVQMVVILGACRLSGWLVGRFLRQPRVIGDMIAGILLGPSLFGWLAPQAQALLFPIETRPLLQFVAQAGIGLYMFLVGLGFRRAHFHLQAGSAVAVSLCGIIAPFLGAVALTPWLSAMGLFGPTVTPFEATLFIGVAISITAFPVLARIIRERGLGGTPLAALALSAGAIDDAIAWSILAILLACIGADGMIAVRALGGGGLFAIIMLFLGSRLLAPLARWAEREGRVTPAMLLVVLLLFGGCAWAMDMAGLHAVFGGFLLGVAMPRGILSQGLARRLEPTTIGLLVPIFFTVSGLNTQVTMVDSLSLALVALAILAASILAKGGACWAAARLTGQDNVTALAVGALMNARGLMELLVINIGLQRGIIGPELFAMLALMTIVTTMMTVPAIDRLARRKGLDGPIADGPDDDPGARTVATPGAA; from the coding sequence ATGGATCTGGTCCATGTCGGCGCGGCGTTGGCGGTGCAGATGGTCGTCATTCTTGGCGCCTGTCGCCTGTCCGGCTGGCTGGTCGGCCGGTTCCTGCGCCAGCCACGGGTGATCGGCGACATGATCGCGGGCATCCTGCTTGGTCCCTCGCTGTTTGGCTGGCTGGCGCCGCAGGCCCAGGCGCTGCTCTTCCCGATCGAGACCCGGCCACTGCTGCAATTTGTCGCGCAGGCCGGCATCGGCCTCTACATGTTCCTCGTCGGCCTCGGCTTTCGCCGCGCGCATTTCCATCTTCAGGCGGGCAGCGCCGTTGCGGTTTCGCTGTGCGGCATCATCGCGCCCTTCCTGGGCGCGGTGGCGCTGACGCCCTGGCTGTCGGCCATGGGGCTGTTCGGGCCGACGGTCACGCCGTTCGAGGCGACCCTGTTCATCGGCGTCGCCATTTCCATCACCGCCTTTCCCGTGCTGGCGCGGATCATCCGCGAACGGGGGCTGGGCGGCACGCCGCTCGCCGCGCTGGCGCTGTCGGCCGGGGCGATCGACGATGCGATCGCCTGGTCGATTCTGGCGATCCTGCTCGCCTGCATCGGCGCGGACGGGATGATCGCGGTGCGGGCGCTGGGCGGCGGCGGGCTGTTCGCGATCATCATGCTGTTCCTGGGCAGCCGGCTGCTGGCGCCGCTGGCTCGCTGGGCAGAGCGGGAGGGGCGGGTTACGCCGGCCATGCTGCTGGTCGTGCTGCTGCTGTTCGGCGGGTGCGCCTGGGCGATGGACATGGCCGGGCTTCATGCGGTGTTCGGCGGCTTCCTGCTGGGGGTGGCGATGCCGCGCGGCATCCTGTCGCAGGGGCTGGCCCGCAGGCTGGAGCCGACGACCATCGGCCTCCTCGTGCCGATCTTCTTCACCGTCTCCGGCCTCAATACGCAGGTGACGATGGTCGATAGCCTGTCGCTGGCGCTGGTTGCGCTGGCGATCCTGGCGGCATCGATCCTGGCCAAGGGGGGCGCCTGCTGGGCGGCGGCGCGGCTGACCGGGCAGGACAATGTCACCGCGCTCGCCGTCGGCGCGCTGATGAACGCGCGCGGGCTGATGGAATTGCTGGTCATCAATATCGGCCTGCAGCGCGGCATCATCGGGCCGGAACTGTTCGCGATGCTGGCGCTGATGACGATCGTGACGACGATGATGACGGTTCCGGCGATCGACCGGCTGGCACGCCGGAAGGGGCTGGACGGCCCGATTGCCGACGGGCCGGACGATGACCCCGGCGCGCGCACCGTCGCCACGCCCGGTGCTGCCTGA
- the mobA gene encoding molybdenum cofactor guanylyltransferase, translating into MARLLGAIMAGGRATRFGSDKAAALLDGRRLIDHAIDALSPHVAAIAICGRAEEGHLSLPDRPGPDMGPLGGLNAALHHAQAHGFDGVLTSGCDMPFYPADLPALLIGEQAAILDGQQLLGWWPAALAPELDAHLAEDNNRSIRGWLARIDARTVTLPGLVLPNINRPDDLAAIGRDRG; encoded by the coding sequence ATGGCCAGGCTGTTGGGGGCGATAATGGCGGGCGGACGCGCGACCCGCTTCGGCAGCGACAAGGCAGCGGCGCTGCTCGACGGGCGGCGGCTGATCGACCATGCGATCGATGCGCTGTCCCCCCATGTCGCCGCGATCGCAATCTGTGGCCGGGCCGAGGAAGGACATCTGAGCCTGCCCGACCGGCCGGGGCCGGACATGGGGCCGCTGGGCGGCCTCAACGCCGCGCTACATCATGCCCAGGCCCATGGCTTTGACGGCGTGCTGACCAGCGGCTGCGACATGCCCTTTTATCCCGCCGACCTGCCCGCGCTGCTGATCGGCGAGCAGGCGGCGATCCTCGATGGGCAGCAACTGCTCGGCTGGTGGCCGGCCGCGCTGGCGCCCGAACTGGACGCGCATCTGGCGGAGGATAACAACCGGTCGATCCGGGGCTGGCTGGCGCGGATCGATGCGCGCACCGTGACGCTGCCGGGGCTGGTGCTGCCCAATATCAACCGGCCCGATGATCTGGCCGCGATCGGGCGCGATCGGGGGTAG
- a CDS encoding ABCB family ABC transporter ATP-binding protein/permease produces MPPATPDSTPLPPAWATLRRFIPYLWPADAPALRRRVAVALALVALAKVVTLAMPFAYKGAIDRMAPGLEPAAGLAMALVVAYAGARFGGVLFDNLRNAIFEKVGQEAGRRLADDVFVHLHRLSLRFHLDRRTGAVTKIVERGTKSIDTMLYFLLFNIAPTVLELLAVCAIFLVKFGPGLVAATLAMVALYIWFTRLVTEWRNQLRRDMVDMDTSAVAHAVDSLLNFETVKYFGAEEREARRYGTAMRRYAKAAVKSENSLAWLNIGQSLITNLMMGGAMAYTVWGWSRGQFSTGDVVLVNTLLSQLFRPLDLLGMVYRTIRQGLIDMEAMYKLIDTETEVADVPGAPALQVAGGAVRFDAVRFGYDPEREILHGVSFAVPAGKTLAIVGPSGAGKSTIARILFRFYDIQGGTVSIDGQDIAAVTQASLRAAIGIVPQDMVLFNDTVGYNIGYGREGARQEEIEAAAKAASIHDFIMSLPQGYDTRVGERGLKLSGGEKQRVAIARTLLKDPPLLVLDEATSALDSRTETEIQTVLRDISRKRTTLVVAHRLSTVVDADEIIVLDAGRIVERGRHADLVRADGLYATMWARQATERDDMPQEPGVEDMFEVAPQ; encoded by the coding sequence ATGCCCCCAGCCACGCCCGATTCCACGCCCCTTCCGCCCGCCTGGGCCACGCTGCGGCGCTTCATCCCCTATCTCTGGCCGGCCGATGCGCCGGCGCTGCGCCGCCGGGTCGCGGTGGCGCTGGCGCTGGTCGCGCTGGCCAAGGTCGTCACCCTCGCCATGCCCTTCGCCTATAAGGGCGCGATCGACCGGATGGCGCCGGGGCTGGAACCGGCCGCCGGCCTCGCCATGGCGCTGGTCGTTGCCTATGCCGGCGCGCGCTTTGGCGGCGTGTTGTTCGACAATCTGCGCAACGCCATTTTCGAGAAGGTCGGACAGGAAGCGGGCCGGCGCCTGGCCGACGATGTCTTCGTCCATCTCCACCGCCTGTCGTTGCGCTTCCATCTCGACCGGCGCACCGGCGCCGTCACCAAGATCGTCGAGCGCGGCACGAAAAGCATCGACACGATGCTCTATTTCCTGCTGTTCAACATCGCGCCGACGGTGCTGGAACTGCTCGCCGTCTGCGCCATCTTCCTGGTGAAGTTCGGCCCCGGTCTGGTCGCCGCGACGCTGGCCATGGTCGCCCTCTATATCTGGTTCACCCGCCTCGTCACCGAATGGCGCAACCAGTTGCGCCGCGACATGGTGGACATGGACACAAGTGCCGTTGCCCACGCCGTCGACAGCCTGCTCAATTTCGAGACGGTCAAATATTTCGGCGCGGAGGAGCGCGAGGCGCGGCGCTACGGCACCGCCATGCGCCGCTATGCCAAGGCGGCGGTAAAGTCGGAAAACAGCCTCGCCTGGCTCAATATCGGCCAGTCGCTGATCACCAACCTGATGATGGGCGGGGCGATGGCCTATACCGTCTGGGGCTGGAGCCGGGGGCAATTCTCCACCGGCGACGTGGTGCTGGTGAATACGCTGTTGTCGCAGCTGTTCCGCCCGCTCGACCTGCTCGGCATGGTCTATCGCACCATCCGTCAGGGCCTGATCGACATGGAGGCGATGTACAAGCTGATCGATACCGAGACGGAGGTGGCCGACGTGCCCGGCGCCCCGGCGCTGCAGGTGGCCGGCGGCGCCGTCCGTTTCGACGCTGTCCGCTTCGGCTATGATCCCGAGCGCGAAATCCTCCATGGCGTCAGTTTCGCGGTGCCGGCGGGCAAGACGCTGGCCATCGTCGGTCCATCGGGCGCAGGCAAGTCGACCATCGCCCGCATCCTGTTCCGCTTCTACGATATCCAGGGCGGCACCGTGTCGATCGACGGGCAGGATATCGCCGCTGTGACGCAGGCATCGCTGCGCGCCGCGATCGGCATCGTGCCGCAGGACATGGTCCTGTTCAACGACACGGTCGGCTATAATATCGGCTATGGCCGCGAAGGCGCGCGCCAGGAGGAAATCGAGGCGGCAGCCAAGGCGGCGTCGATCCATGATTTCATCATGAGCCTGCCCCAGGGCTATGACACCCGCGTCGGCGAGCGCGGCCTCAAGCTCTCGGGCGGCGAGAAGCAGCGCGTCGCCATCGCTCGCACCCTGCTGAAAGACCCGCCGCTACTGGTACTGGACGAGGCGACCAGTGCGCTCGACAGCCGCACCGAGACCGAGATTCAGACCGTGCTGCGCGACATCAGCCGCAAGCGCACGACATTGGTGGTGGCCCATCGCCTGTCGACCGTGGTCGATGCCGACGAGATCATCGTGCTGGACGCCGGCCGCATCGTCGAGCGCGGCCGCCATGCCGATCTGGTCCGCGCCGACGGTCTCTACGCCACCATGTGGGCGCGTCAGGCGACCGAACGCGACGACATGCCGCAGGAGCCAGGCGTAGAGGATATGTTCGAGGTCGCCCCGCAATAA
- the cobO gene encoding cob(I)yrinic acid a,c-diamide adenosyltransferase, whose protein sequence is MVERTDEQHAEKMKKKQAAHDKIMATKTQEKGLLIVHTGKGKGKTTAALGMVVRMIGHGKKVGVVQFVKGAMTTGEKAVFDAFPDQVEFKPMGEGFTWNTQDRSRDIALAREAWDEVKRMVADPDYAMVLADELNIVLRYDYLPLDEVLSVLTGKEEMKHVVVTGRNAPEALIEAADLVTEMTMIKHPFRSGVKAQAGIEY, encoded by the coding sequence ATGGTCGAACGCACCGACGAACAGCATGCGGAAAAGATGAAGAAGAAGCAGGCCGCCCATGACAAGATCATGGCGACCAAGACCCAGGAAAAGGGCCTGCTGATCGTCCATACCGGCAAGGGCAAGGGCAAGACCACGGCGGCGCTGGGCATGGTCGTCCGCATGATCGGCCATGGCAAGAAGGTCGGCGTGGTCCAGTTCGTGAAGGGCGCGATGACCACCGGCGAGAAGGCGGTGTTCGATGCTTTCCCCGATCAGGTCGAGTTCAAGCCGATGGGCGAGGGCTTCACCTGGAACACCCAGGACCGCAGCCGCGACATCGCGCTGGCCCGCGAAGCGTGGGACGAGGTGAAGCGTATGGTCGCCGACCCCGACTATGCGATGGTGCTGGCTGACGAACTGAATATCGTGCTGCGCTACGACTATCTGCCGCTGGACGAGGTGCTGTCGGTGCTGACCGGCAAGGAAGAGATGAAACATGTCGTCGTCACCGGCCGCAACGCACCCGAGGCGCTGATCGAGGCGGCCGACCTGGTGACCGAAATGACCATGATCAAGCATCCCTTCCGCAGCGGGGTGAAGGCGCAGGCCGGCATCGAATATTGA
- a CDS encoding cupin domain-containing protein, translating into MAGAPRAPPLPGETPMHLHDFDIDLFLRDYWQQKPLLIRNPWAQWTNPLAPDELAGLACEEGVESRLVVQADGDWKMEQGPLAEDRFAALGASPWTLLVQAVDHQAPDVAALIAPFRFIPDWRIDDVMVSYASDGGGVGPHFDQYDVFLIQGAGRRRWRIGQACDDSSPLRAHADLRLLAEFDATDEWVLEPGDILYVPPGIAHDGVAVGDDCMTYSVGFRAPARSELIEGWTDRLLEGLGEDDRYADPALARQANPGEIAPAALARLQAMVLEQLGDPAGFARWFGEYSSTRKYPEIDWSPEEAIDPATMQALVAEGAPLRRNPASRFAFVRAEEAILLFVDGASHDCTGASAALAQQLCADNALELDPALAGDAAAIALLVLLHNQGSIAFEDEEEEEDDAWDE; encoded by the coding sequence ATGGCAGGCGCGCCCCGCGCGCCGCCCCTTCCCGGCGAGACCCCGATGCATCTGCATGATTTCGATATCGACCTGTTCCTGCGCGACTATTGGCAGCAAAAGCCGCTGCTGATCCGCAATCCCTGGGCGCAATGGACCAATCCACTGGCGCCCGATGAACTGGCGGGCCTCGCCTGCGAGGAGGGCGTCGAGTCGCGGCTGGTGGTGCAGGCGGACGGCGACTGGAAAATGGAACAGGGGCCGCTGGCGGAGGATCGCTTCGCCGCGCTCGGCGCCAGCCCCTGGACCCTGCTGGTGCAGGCGGTCGATCATCAGGCGCCCGATGTCGCGGCGCTGATCGCCCCGTTCCGCTTCATCCCCGACTGGCGGATCGACGATGTCATGGTCAGCTATGCCAGCGACGGCGGCGGCGTCGGCCCGCATTTCGACCAATATGACGTCTTCCTGATCCAGGGCGCGGGCCGCCGCCGCTGGCGCATCGGCCAGGCGTGCGACGATAGCAGCCCGCTGCGCGCCCATGCCGATCTGCGCCTGCTGGCCGAATTCGACGCGACCGACGAATGGGTACTGGAACCCGGCGACATCCTCTATGTCCCGCCCGGCATCGCCCATGATGGCGTCGCGGTGGGCGATGATTGCATGACCTATTCGGTCGGCTTCCGTGCGCCGGCGCGCAGCGAACTGATCGAGGGCTGGACCGACCGGCTGCTCGAAGGGCTGGGCGAGGATGACCGCTATGCCGACCCCGCCTTGGCACGCCAGGCCAATCCCGGCGAGATCGCGCCGGCCGCGCTGGCCCGGTTGCAGGCGATGGTGCTGGAGCAACTGGGCGATCCGGCCGGCTTTGCCCGCTGGTTCGGCGAATATAGCAGCACCCGCAAATATCCCGAGATTGACTGGTCGCCCGAGGAGGCGATCGACCCGGCCACGATGCAGGCGCTGGTGGCGGAAGGCGCACCCCTGCGCCGCAATCCGGCCAGCCGCTTCGCCTTCGTCCGGGCGGAAGAGGCCATCCTGCTGTTCGTCGATGGCGCGTCGCATGACTGCACCGGTGCCAGCGCGGCACTGGCGCAGCAATTGTGCGCGGACAACGCGCTGGAGCTTGATCCGGCGCTGGCGGGCGACGCCGCCGCAATCGCGCTGCTGGTGCTGCTCCACAATCAGGGCAGCATCGCGTTCGAGGACGAAGAAGAGGAGGAGGACGACGCATGGGACGAATGA